A single region of the Agromyces sp. Leaf222 genome encodes:
- a CDS encoding tautomerase family protein — MPAALIEVRRPYSEAEEVAIIDAVHGALVAAFRVPPEDRNIRLVVHEPHRFAISPETPQPEFRTIVTIDCFAGRSDAAKRALYAEIVERLEHVGIPRGHVSTIIHDIPRQSWGLSSGEAAGDVDLGFEVEV, encoded by the coding sequence ATGCCCGCTGCGCTCATCGAGGTGCGCCGACCGTACTCCGAGGCCGAAGAGGTCGCGATCATCGACGCGGTGCACGGCGCCCTCGTCGCGGCGTTCCGCGTTCCGCCCGAAGACCGGAACATTCGGCTCGTCGTGCACGAGCCGCATCGGTTCGCGATCTCGCCCGAGACGCCGCAGCCCGAGTTCCGCACCATCGTCACGATCGACTGCTTCGCCGGCCGGTCCGACGCGGCCAAGCGAGCCCTGTACGCCGAGATCGTCGAGCGGCTCGAGCACGTCGGCATCCCGCGGGGCCATGTCTCGACGATCATCCACGACATCCCGCGACAGAGCTGGGGGCTCTCGAGCGGAGAGGCCGCCGGCGACGTCGACCTGGGGTTCGAGGTCGAGGTCTGA
- a CDS encoding MATE family efflux transporter — protein MSTALTTGRPWRVILLFSIPLLIGNVVQQLYQFADAIVVGRHLGVDSLAAVGATGSLLFLLLGFAWGVTSGFAIPTAQAFGATDHAAVRRSVATGTLLTGILSLVLTVVAPLIAEPALVLMQTPPELLAEATVYTQVSFLGASTMMAFNYLSAIIRSIGDSRTPLVFLSIACALNVGLVVLMVGPLDWGVGGAALATVVAQAVSVLMCLEYVRRRVPVLHLRRDDWRISWADVAAHLRLGLPMGFQASIIAIGTLAVQVALNALGANAVAAYTTASRVDGLAVALLQSLGLAVSMYAAQNSGGGRPDRIRRGVVEATWMSVILAVVLGVTLVVFGTALVRLFVGDGSDDVVELATLMLVINGLSYTLLGVLFVLRGALQGLGHTLIPTVTGVVELVMRVAAAVVLAGVVGFVGVVWSNPLAWLGAVVLLVPAYVREHRRLGRMPVQPAVPTETTAIAIIGPTDGSMVVDAVVTQWVPVITVPDAAARPNRARSRTR, from the coding sequence ATGTCCACCGCCCTGACCACCGGACGCCCCTGGCGCGTCATCCTGCTCTTCTCGATCCCGTTGCTCATCGGCAACGTGGTGCAGCAGCTCTACCAGTTCGCCGACGCGATCGTGGTCGGCCGTCACCTCGGGGTCGACTCACTCGCCGCGGTCGGCGCGACGGGCAGCCTGCTGTTCCTGCTGCTCGGGTTCGCGTGGGGTGTCACGAGCGGGTTCGCGATCCCGACCGCGCAGGCGTTCGGGGCGACCGACCATGCAGCCGTTCGGCGCTCGGTGGCGACGGGAACGCTGCTCACCGGCATCCTGAGCCTGGTGCTCACCGTCGTCGCCCCGCTCATCGCCGAGCCGGCACTCGTGCTCATGCAGACCCCGCCCGAGCTGCTCGCCGAGGCGACCGTCTACACCCAGGTCAGCTTCCTCGGGGCCTCGACGATGATGGCCTTCAACTACCTCTCGGCGATCATCCGCTCGATCGGCGACTCGCGCACGCCGCTCGTCTTCCTGAGCATCGCGTGCGCGCTGAACGTCGGGCTCGTGGTGCTCATGGTCGGTCCGCTCGACTGGGGGGTCGGCGGCGCGGCGCTCGCGACGGTCGTCGCGCAGGCGGTCTCGGTGCTGATGTGTCTCGAGTACGTGCGTCGACGGGTGCCGGTGCTGCACCTGCGCCGCGACGACTGGCGCATCTCATGGGCGGATGTCGCGGCCCACCTTCGACTCGGCCTGCCGATGGGCTTCCAGGCGTCGATCATCGCGATCGGCACGCTCGCGGTGCAGGTCGCACTCAACGCCCTCGGTGCGAACGCCGTCGCCGCGTACACGACCGCCTCCCGCGTCGACGGGCTCGCGGTCGCGCTGCTGCAGTCGCTGGGCCTCGCGGTGTCGATGTACGCCGCGCAGAACTCAGGCGGCGGCCGCCCCGACCGCATCAGGCGCGGCGTCGTCGAGGCGACGTGGATGTCGGTGATCCTCGCGGTGGTGCTCGGCGTGACCCTCGTGGTCTTCGGCACGGCGCTCGTGCGCCTCTTCGTCGGCGACGGGTCGGACGACGTCGTCGAGCTGGCGACGCTCATGCTCGTCATCAACGGCCTGAGCTACACGCTGCTCGGTGTGCTGTTCGTGCTGCGCGGCGCCCTGCAGGGGCTCGGCCACACGCTGATCCCGACGGTGACCGGCGTCGTCGAGCTCGTGATGCGCGTCGCGGCCGCGGTCGTGCTGGCGGGCGTCGTCGGGTTCGTCGGCGTCGTCTGGAGCAACCCGCTCGCCTGGCTCGGTGCGGTCGTGCTGCTCGTTCCCGCCTATGTGCGCGAGCACCGGCGCCTCGGGCGCATGCCCGTGCAGCCCGCCGTGCCGACCGAGACGACGGCGATCGCGATCATCGGGCCGACCGACGGGTCGATGGTCGTCGACGCGGTCGTCACCCAGTGGGTGCCGGTCATCACGGTTCCGGATGCCGCGGCGCGGCCGAATCGCGCACGCTCGCGCACTCGCTGA
- the dnaB gene encoding replicative DNA helicase, which yields MSIAHIGLAEPADDGGARRGERVPPHDLLAEQSALGGMMLSKDAVADVIETVRGVDFYVPKHEVVFNAILTLYSHGEPTDVIAVTDELTKTGDLQRAGGIEYLHTLTSIVPTAANAGFYSSIVAERALLRRLVEAGTRIVQMGYAGEGEVVDLVNNAQAEIYSVTGSVETEDYVPLSEAVTVAIDEIEAAKHTDGKFTGVPTGFADLDDLTNGFHPGQMIIVAARPAMGKSTLALDFARSAAITNGLPAVFFSLEMGKSEIAMRLLSAEASVPLQNMRKGTVDTRDWTTIASTRGRINDSPLYIDDSPNMTLVEIRAKCRRLKQRVGLKMVVIDYLQLMTSGKRVESRQQEVSEFSRALKLLAKELQVPVIALSQLNRGPEQRADKMPALSDLRESGSIEQDADMVILLHRESAYERDSPRAGEADLIVAKHRNGPTRTITVAFHGHFSRFADMVQG from the coding sequence TTGTCGATCGCGCACATCGGGCTCGCCGAACCGGCCGACGACGGTGGCGCCCGCCGCGGCGAACGCGTGCCGCCGCACGACCTCCTCGCAGAGCAGAGCGCCCTCGGCGGCATGATGCTCTCGAAGGACGCCGTCGCCGACGTCATCGAGACCGTGCGAGGCGTCGACTTCTACGTGCCGAAGCACGAGGTCGTCTTCAACGCGATCCTCACCCTCTACTCGCACGGCGAGCCGACCGACGTCATCGCCGTCACCGACGAACTCACGAAGACCGGCGACCTCCAGCGCGCCGGCGGCATCGAGTACCTGCACACGCTCACGAGCATCGTGCCGACGGCCGCGAACGCCGGCTTCTACTCGTCGATCGTCGCCGAGCGCGCGCTGCTCCGCCGCCTCGTCGAGGCCGGCACCCGCATCGTGCAGATGGGCTACGCCGGAGAGGGCGAGGTCGTCGACCTCGTCAACAACGCCCAGGCCGAGATCTACTCCGTCACCGGCTCGGTCGAGACCGAAGACTACGTGCCGCTCTCCGAGGCCGTCACGGTGGCCATCGACGAGATCGAGGCGGCCAAGCACACCGACGGCAAGTTCACGGGCGTGCCCACCGGGTTCGCCGACCTCGACGACCTCACCAACGGGTTCCACCCCGGCCAGATGATCATCGTCGCCGCCCGTCCCGCCATGGGAAAGTCGACCCTCGCGCTCGACTTCGCCCGCTCCGCGGCCATCACCAACGGTCTGCCCGCCGTGTTCTTCAGCCTCGAGATGGGCAAGAGCGAGATCGCGATGCGCCTGCTCTCGGCCGAGGCATCCGTTCCCCTCCAGAACATGCGAAAGGGCACCGTCGACACGCGCGACTGGACCACCATCGCGTCGACCCGCGGCCGCATCAACGACTCGCCGCTCTACATCGACGACTCCCCGAACATGACGCTGGTCGAGATCCGCGCCAAGTGCCGACGCCTCAAGCAGCGCGTCGGACTCAAGATGGTGGTCATCGACTACCTGCAGCTCATGACGAGCGGCAAGCGCGTCGAGAGCCGCCAGCAGGAGGTCTCGGAGTTCTCGCGTGCGTTGAAGCTGCTCGCGAAGGAGCTCCAGGTGCCGGTCATCGCCCTCTCGCAGCTGAACCGTGGCCCCGAGCAGCGCGCCGACAAGATGCCCGCCCTCAGCGACCTGCGCGAGTCGGGCTCGATCGAGCAGGACGCCGACATGGTGATCCTGCTGCACCGCGAGTCCGCATACGAGCGCGACAGCCCCCGCGCCGGCGAGGCCGACCTGATCGTCGCCAAGCACCGTAACGGTCCCACCCGCACCATCACGGTCGCGTTCCACGGCCACTTCTCGCGCTTCGCCGACATGGTGCAGGGCTAG
- the rplI gene encoding 50S ribosomal protein L9: MAKVILTHEVTGLGAAGDVVEVKNGYARNYLVPQGFATPWTRGGEKQVDQIKAARAARALHSLEDAQALKASLESGKVKLAVKAGVGGRLFGSVKTSDVAAAVEAAGLGSVDKRKVTIPSPIKSVGDHEAIVRLHDELSATITLQVVAAK, from the coding sequence ATGGCAAAGGTTATTCTCACGCACGAGGTCACCGGCCTCGGTGCCGCCGGCGACGTGGTCGAGGTCAAGAACGGCTACGCACGTAACTACCTCGTCCCCCAGGGCTTCGCGACTCCGTGGACCCGCGGTGGCGAGAAGCAGGTCGACCAGATCAAGGCCGCTCGCGCGGCTCGCGCCCTGCACTCGCTCGAAGACGCGCAGGCCCTCAAGGCCTCGCTCGAGTCGGGCAAGGTCAAGCTGGCCGTCAAGGCCGGCGTCGGCGGACGCCTCTTCGGCTCCGTCAAGACCTCCGACGTCGCGGCTGCGGTCGAGGCCGCCGGTCTCGGCTCGGTCGACAAGCGCAAGGTCACGATCCCCTCGCCGATCAAGTCGGTCGGCGACCACGAGGCCATCGTGCGTCTGCACGACGAGCTCTCGGCCACGATCACCCTCCAGGTGGTTGCCGCGAAGTAA
- the rpsR gene encoding 30S ribosomal protein S18, with protein MAGKSSGDRRKPSRGKGAKNAAPAKSIKVGIIDYKDVATLRKFISERGKIRARRITGVSVQEQRLIARAVKNAREMALLPYSGSGR; from the coding sequence ATGGCTGGAAAGAGCAGCGGCGATCGCCGCAAGCCGAGCCGCGGGAAGGGCGCGAAGAACGCCGCCCCGGCGAAGTCGATCAAGGTCGGCATCATCGATTACAAGGACGTTGCGACCCTTCGCAAGTTCATCTCCGAGCGTGGAAAGATCCGCGCCCGCCGCATCACCGGTGTCTCCGTGCAGGAGCAGCGCCTCATCGCCCGTGCCGTGAAGAACGCACGTGAGATGGCGCTTCTGCCCTACTCGGGCTCGGGCCGCTAA
- a CDS encoding single-stranded DNA-binding protein has protein sequence MAGETIITVVGNLTADPELRYTQGGLAVANFTIASTPRTFDRQANEWKDGEALFLRASCWREFAEHVAGSLTKGSRVIATGRLKQRSYETKEGEKRTSIELEIDEIGPSLRYATASITRAPSNRGAVGGGGGGSYGGGGNQSDDAWAPSAPAAQSGGGGGDVWNTPGTNYGDETPF, from the coding sequence ATGGCAGGCGAGACCATCATCACTGTGGTGGGCAACCTCACGGCAGATCCCGAACTGCGTTACACGCAGGGCGGACTGGCGGTTGCCAACTTCACCATCGCTTCCACTCCCCGGACGTTCGATCGTCAGGCCAACGAGTGGAAGGACGGCGAAGCGCTGTTCCTGCGTGCGAGCTGCTGGCGTGAATTCGCCGAGCACGTCGCGGGATCGCTCACCAAGGGTTCCCGGGTCATCGCTACCGGACGTCTCAAGCAGCGTTCCTACGAGACGAAGGAAGGCGAGAAGCGCACCTCCATCGAGCTGGAGATCGACGAGATCGGTCCCTCGCTCCGGTACGCGACGGCTTCCATCACGCGTGCACCCTCCAACCGCGGTGCGGTCGGCGGCGGTGGCGGCGGCTCCTACGGGGGCGGCGGCAACCAGTCCGACGACGCATGGGCACCCAGTGCCCCCGCAGCCCAGTCGGGCGGCGGCGGCGGCGACGTGTGGAACACGCCCGGAACGAACTACGGCGACGAGACGCCCTTCTAG
- the rpsF gene encoding 30S ribosomal protein S6, translating into MHQYELMVILDPEIDERTVAPSLDKFLNVIRNDGGSVDKVDIWGRRRLAYEINKKNEGIYAVVDFTAESKTTDELDRQLNLSEAVMRTKVLRAEEAIAQVAAHAKAQEEKAAKKAAASAKKDA; encoded by the coding sequence ATGCACCAGTACGAGCTGATGGTTATCCTCGATCCCGAGATCGATGAGCGCACCGTTGCTCCCAGCCTTGACAAGTTCCTCAACGTCATCCGAAACGATGGCGGCAGTGTCGACAAGGTCGACATCTGGGGACGTCGTCGCCTGGCCTACGAGATCAACAAGAAGAACGAGGGCATCTACGCCGTCGTCGACTTCACCGCCGAGTCCAAGACCACCGACGAGCTCGACCGCCAGCTGAACCTCAGCGAGGCCGTCATGCGCACGAAGGTGCTCCGCGCCGAAGAGGCGATCGCACAGGTCGCCGCTCACGCGAAGGCTCAGGAAGAGAAGGCCGCCAAGAAGGCTGCCGCTTCGGCCAAGAAGGACGCCTAG
- a CDS encoding CCA tRNA nucleotidyltransferase, whose amino-acid sequence MQSVAAALDRLGELAASPTVSKLATAFERAGHELALVGGPVRDAFLGRSVNDLDFTTDATPDEILAIVKPIAEAHWDIGRAFGTIGAKVAGETVEITTYRADSYDGDSRKPEVVFGSSLDGDLGRRDFTVNALALRLPKLELVDPTGGVEDLLAKTLRTPAAPERSFGDDPLRMLRAARFSAQLGFEVEAGTLAAMSALAPEIDRISAERVRDELSKLLLTSSPRGGIRLLVESGLAERVLPEVPALRLEVDEHHHHKDVYEHSLTVLDQAIDYELSRGNLDSPDLVVRLTALLHDIGKPGTRRLESGGVVSFHHHDVVGAKLARKRLRALRFDNDTIAAVSRLIELHLRFFGYADAAWTDSAVRRYVRDAGDQLERLHILTRADVTTRNRRKADRLGFAYDDLEERIAVLAEEEELAAVRPELDGADIMRLLSIPPGPIVGEAYRHLLEVRLDEGPIGADAAEQRLRAWWAAREA is encoded by the coding sequence CCGGTCCGCGACGCGTTCCTCGGCCGGTCCGTGAACGACCTCGACTTCACGACGGATGCCACGCCAGACGAGATCCTCGCGATCGTGAAGCCCATCGCCGAGGCGCACTGGGACATCGGCCGGGCGTTCGGCACCATCGGTGCCAAGGTCGCGGGCGAGACGGTCGAGATCACGACCTACCGCGCCGATTCGTACGACGGCGACTCGCGCAAGCCCGAGGTGGTCTTCGGCTCGAGCCTCGACGGCGACCTCGGCCGGCGCGACTTCACGGTCAATGCGCTGGCGCTGCGCCTGCCGAAGCTCGAGCTCGTCGATCCGACCGGCGGCGTCGAGGACCTGCTCGCGAAGACGCTCCGCACGCCGGCGGCCCCCGAGCGCTCGTTCGGCGACGACCCCCTGCGCATGCTGCGGGCCGCCCGCTTCTCGGCCCAGCTCGGCTTCGAGGTCGAAGCGGGAACGCTCGCGGCGATGTCGGCGCTCGCCCCCGAGATCGACCGCATCTCGGCCGAACGCGTGCGCGACGAGCTCTCGAAGCTGCTGCTGACCTCGTCGCCCCGCGGCGGCATCCGTCTGCTGGTCGAGTCGGGCCTCGCCGAGCGGGTGCTGCCCGAGGTGCCGGCCCTGCGGCTCGAGGTCGACGAGCACCATCACCACAAGGACGTCTACGAGCACTCGCTCACCGTGCTCGACCAGGCCATCGACTACGAGCTCTCGCGCGGCAACCTCGACTCCCCCGACCTCGTGGTGCGCCTCACGGCGCTGCTGCACGACATCGGCAAGCCCGGCACGCGCCGCCTCGAGTCGGGCGGGGTGGTGTCGTTCCACCACCACGACGTCGTCGGCGCGAAGCTCGCGCGCAAGCGCCTGCGCGCCCTGCGCTTCGACAACGACACGATCGCGGCGGTCTCGCGCCTCATCGAGCTGCACCTGCGCTTCTTCGGCTACGCGGATGCCGCGTGGACCGACTCCGCGGTTCGACGCTACGTGCGCGACGCCGGCGACCAGCTCGAGCGACTGCACATCCTGACCAGGGCCGACGTGACGACCCGCAATCGGCGCAAGGCCGATCGCCTCGGATTCGCGTACGACGACCTCGAGGAGCGCATCGCCGTGCTCGCCGAAGAAGAGGAGCTGGCGGCCGTGCGCCCCGAGCTCGACGGCGCCGACATCATGCGCCTCCTCTCCATTCCGCCGGGGCCGATCGTGGGCGAGGCCTACCGCCACCTGCTCGAGGTGCGCCTCGACGAGGGCCCCATCGGTGCGGATGCCGCGGAGCAGCGCCTGCGCGCCTGGTGGGCCGCCCGCGAGGCCTGA